A window of the Phragmites australis chromosome 20, lpPhrAust1.1, whole genome shotgun sequence genome harbors these coding sequences:
- the LOC133902339 gene encoding beta-glucosidase 29-like, with protein sequence MGLGTGMGKRILSALLLAALLCNGAHASFSRHSFPKDFVFGTGSASYQYEGAYKEGGKGPSVWDTFSHIPGKILNNDTGDVADDFYHRYKEDVKLLKDMNLDAFRFSIAWTRILPTGSLSGGINKEGVAFYNNLINEVIANGLKPFVTIFHWDTPQALESKYGGFLSENIIKDYADFAEVCFREFGDRVKFWTTFNEPWTYASLGYGTGAHAPGRCSPHVSKSCTPGDSGREPYIVTHHILLAHAEAVRLYRAKYQHAQRGQIGITAVSHWFVPNSDTLADRRAVQRSLDFMFGWFLDPIVHGDYPGTMRAWLGARLPRFTPEQVKMLKGSYDFIGVNYYTSYFTTDIPPPNALEQSYNGDIRANTSGFRNGVPIGPTEFVPIFFNTPAGLRELLLYTNRRYNNPVIYVTENGIAEANNKSIPIKEALKDGHRIEFHSKHLQFVKHAIRNGVNVKGYFTWTFMDCFEWGDGYLDRFGLIYIDRLNGLKRYRKQSTYWIESFLKR encoded by the exons ATGGGTCTCGGAACTGGAATGGGAAAGCGGATTCTCTCTGCTTTGCTTCTCGCAGCTCTATTGTGCAACGGCGCTCACGCATCGTTCAGCAGGCACAGCTTCCCCAAGGACTTCGTCTTCGGCACCGGCTCCGCGTCGTACCAG TACGAGGGCGCCTACAAGGAAGGAGGCAAAGGCCCTAGCGTATGGGACACCTTCAGCCACATTCCAG GTAAAATTTTGAACAACGATACTGGCGATGTAGCAGATGACTTTTATCATCGGTACAAG GAGGATGTGAAGCTCTTGAAGGACATGAACCTGGATGCCTTCCGGTTCTCCATTGCCTGGACCAGGATCCTGCCAA CTGGGTCCCTGAGCGGAGGAATCAACAAGGAAGGGGTCGCTTTTTACAACAACTTGATCAATGAGGTCATAGCAAATG GGCTGAAACCATTCGTCACAATATTCCACTGGGACACGCCCCAGGCCCTGGAGAGCAAGTATGGAGGCTTCCTCAGTGAAAACATCAT TAAGGACTACGCGGACTTCGCCGAGGTGTGCTTCCGGGAGTTCGGCGACCGTGTCAAGTTCTGGACCACGTTCAACGAGCCATGGACGTACGCGTCGCTGGGGTACGGCACGGGCGCCCACGCCCCGGGTCGGTGCTCGCCGCACGTCTCCAAGTCCTGCACCCCCGGCGACTCCGGCCGCGAGCCTTACATCGTCACGCACCACATCCTCCTCGCCCACGCCGAGGCCGTGCGGCTGTACCGCGCCAAGTACCAGCATGCGCAGCGGGGGCAGATCGGCATCACGGCGGTGTCGCACTGGTTCGTGCCCAACAGCGACACGCTCGCCGACAGGCGCGCCGTGCAGCGCAGCCTGGACTTCATGTTCGGCTGGTTCCTAGACCCCATCGTGCACGGCGACTACCCGGGCACCATGAGGGCGTGGCTCGGCGCGCGGCTGCCGAGGTTCACGCCCGAGCaggtgaagatgttgaagggCTCCTACGACTTCATCGGCGTCAACTACTACACCTCCTATTTCACCACCGACATCCCGCCGCCGAACGCGCTCGAGCAGTCCTACAACGGCGACATCCGCGCCAACACGTCCGGGTTCCGCAACGGCGTGCCCATCGGCCCGACGGAGTTCGTGCCCATCTTCTTCAACACTCCGGCGGGGCTCCGCGAGCTCCTGCTCTACACCAACCGGCGGTACAACAACCCGGTCATCTACGTCACAGAGAACG GCATCGCCGAGGCGAACAACAAGAGCATCCCGATCAAGGAGGCGCTCAAGGACGGGCACAGGATCGAGTTCCACTCCAAGCACCTGCAGTTCGTGAAGCACGCCATCAGGAACGGCGTGAACGTGAAGGGCTACTTCACGTGGACGTTCATGGACTGCTTCGAGTGGGGGGACGGCTACCTGGACCGCTTCGGCCTCATCTACATCGACCGCCTCAACGGCCTCAAGCGCTACCGCAAGCAGTCCACCTACTGGATCGAGAGCTTCCTCAAGCGATAG
- the LOC133901779 gene encoding ETHYLENE INSENSITIVE 3-like 3 protein, translating into MEELAMFATQLGDSSDFEVEGIQNLTENDVSDEEIEPEELARRMWKDRVRLRRIKERQLRLVLQQAELEKSRPKPISDQALRKKMSRAQDGILKYMLKLMEVCNAHGFVYGIIPDKGKPVSGASDNIRAWWKEKVKFDKNGPAAIAKYESENLVAADTHSGGIKNQRSLMDLQDATLGSLLSSLMQHCSPPQRKYPLEKGTPPPWWPSGNEDWWIALGRPSGQIPPYKKPHDLKKVWKVGVLTGVIKHMSPNFDKIRNHVRKSKCLQSKMTAEESLIWLGVLQREERLVHRTDNGVSEITHHSVGERNRETHSSSNEYDVDGFEDASLSTSSKDDEQDLSPVAQSAEEHVPKRGRESTYNKRPNQIVPNKARTKETSKRKRARFSSTVIEPEVQRIDDASENSRNLIPDMNRLDQVEIPGMANQIASFNHGANTSEAFQHRGDAQVQVHLPGAGVNNLDSAQAANATPVSIYMGGQPLPYQNSDSARSRSGNAFLVGANPGLNNLPSGYQNLPPKNSLPLSMMDHHVVPTGIRAPADNSPYGDHIIGCGNSTSVPGDMQPLIDFPFYGEQDKFVGSSFEGLPLDYISISSPIPDIDDLLLHDDDLMEYLGT; encoded by the coding sequence ATGGAGGAGCTTGCTATGTTTGCGACGCAGTTGGGCGACTCATCGGATTTTGAGGTCGAGGGCATCCAGAACCTCACCGAGAACGATGTCAGTGACGAGGAGATCGAGCCCGAGGAGCTGGCACGGCGAATGTGGAAAGACAGGGTCAGGCTCAGGAGGATCAAGGAGAGGCAACTGAGGCTCGTTCTGCAGCAGGCTGAACTGGAGAAGTCTAGGCCGAAGCCGATATCTGACCAGGCCCTGCGCAAGAAGATGTCGAGGGCGCAGGACGGGATCCTCAAGTACATGCTCAAGCTGATGGAGGTGTGCAATGCGCATGGGTTCGTGTATGGGATCATCCCAGACAAGGGGAAGCCTGTCAGTGGCGCTTCGGATAATATCAGAGCTTGGTGGAAGGAGAAGGTGAAGTTTGATAAGAATGGGCCGGCGGCAATCGCGAAGTACGAGTCTGAGAACTTGGTGGCTGCTGATACCCACAGTGGTGGAATTAAGAACCAGCGCAGCTTGATGGATCTCCAAGATGCCACTCTGGGATCGCTACTTTCATCATTGATGCAGCACTGTAGCCCACCGCAGCGCAAGTACCCATTGGAGAAGGGCACTCCGCCCCCATGGTGGCCTTCAGGGAATGAGGATTGGTGGATTGCCTTGGGCCGTCCTAGCGGTCAAATCCCTCCTTACAAAAAACCACATGATCTTAAGAAGGTTTGGAAGGTTGGTGTGCTGACAGGTGTGATCAAGCACATGTCTCCCAACTTTGATAAGATCAGAAATCATGTACGGAAATCAAAATGCTTGCAGAGTAAAATGACTGCAGAAGAGAGCCTGATTTGGCTGGGAGTTCTGCAGAGAGAAGAAAGGCTTGTTCACAGAACAGACAATGGTGTATCAGAGATTACTCACCACAGTGTGGGTGAAAGAAATAGGGAGACACACAGCAGCAGTAATGAGTATGATGTTGATGGTTTTGAGGATGCTTCTCTTTCTACATCATCTAAAGATGATGAACAAGATCTGTCTCCTGTTGCACAATCTGCTGAGGAGCATGTCCCGAAAAGGGGGAGGGAAAGCACTTACAATAAACGCCCTAATCAGATTGTTCCTAATAAGGCAAGAACAAAAGAAACATCAAAGAGAAAAAGAGCACGTTTCAGTTCCACTGTTATTGAGCCTGAGGTACAAAGAATTGATGATGCAtcagaaaattcaagaaatttgatTCCTGATATGAACCGACTGGATCAAGTTGAAATCCCAGGCATGGCTAATCAGATTGCCAGCTTCAACCATGGGGCAAATACAAGTGAAGCTTTTCAGCACAGAGGAGATGCTCAAGTACAGGTCCATCTTCCTGGTGCTGGGGTTAATAACCTCGATAGTGCCCAAGCTGCAAATGCTACTCCTGTAAGCATATACATGGGAGGCCAGCCTTTACCTTATCAAAATAGTGATAGCGCCAGGTCAAGATCTGGAAATGCTTTTCTAGTGGGTGCTAATCCTGGCTTAAATAATTTACCCAGCGGTTATCAGAATTTACCCCCGAAAAATTCACTACCACTATCTATGATGGATCATCATGTGGTTCCTACGGGTATCAGGGCACCTGCTGACAACAGTCCGTATGGTGATCATATAATAGGCTGTGGAAATTCAACTTCTGTTCCTGGGGACATGCAGCCACTCATAGATTTTCCTTTCTATGGTGAACAAGATAAGTTTGTTGGCAGTTCCTTTGAGGGATTGCCTTTAGACTACATCAGTATCAGTAGTCCGATACCAGATATTGACGATTTGCTACTGCATGATGACGATTTAATGGAATACTTGGGGACATGA